A single genomic interval of Pseudorasbora parva isolate DD20220531a chromosome 21, ASM2467924v1, whole genome shotgun sequence harbors:
- the hlfb gene encoding HLF transcription factor, PAR bZIP family member b isoform X1: protein MSRPLTMNPAFLPPQTNGVLKALLEKPLKLPVQDEGYGKEREKVKKLEEERNTPQSAFLGPTLWDKTLSYDGDSFQLEYMDLEEFLSENGIPSSPAQHEQSLHHHQQQQPASMPQAPLSVMDLSSRAITSIHTSMASQNCLHSPGRPVLPPSRNTPSPVDPETIQIPVSYEPDPADLALSSVPGQEVFDPRKCKFSEEELKPQPMIKKARKIFIPDDMKQDDKYWARRRKNNMAAKRSRDARRLKENQIAIRAGFLEKENSALRQEVADIRKELGRCKNILTKYEARHGPL, encoded by the exons ATGTCCAGACCTCTCACAATGAATCCAGCTTTCCTACCTCCGCAAACTAACGGCGTTTTGAAGGCTCTCCTGGAAAAACCTCTGAAACTACCTGTGCAAGATGAAG GCTACGGAAAGGAGAGAGAGAAGGTGAAAAAGCTAGAAGAAGAGAGAAACACTCCACAGTCGGCTTTCTTAGGGCCAACGCTTTGGGACAAAACATTGTCTTATGATGGAGACAGCTTTCAGTTGGAGTATATGGACCTTGAGGAGTTCCTCTCTGAAAATGGCATCCCCTCCAGTCCCGCACAACATGAACAAAGCCTTCAccatcatcagcagcagcagccgGCTTCAATGCCACAGGCCCCCCTCTCAGTCATGGACCTCAGCAGCCGGGCCATCACCTCCATCCACACGAGCATGGCTTCTCAGAACTGCCTTCACAGCCCGGGCAGACCAG TGTTGCCTCCATCACGTAACACTCCAAGTCCTGTAGACCCTGAGACCATTCAGATACCAGTGAGCTACGAGCCCGATCCGGCAGACCTCGCTCTGTCCAGCGTCCCGGGCCAGGAGGTTTTCGACCCACGGAAATGCAAGTTCTCAGAAGAGGAGCTGAAGCCTCAGCCTATGATCAAGAAAGCACGCAAAATCTTCATTCCTGATGATATGAAG CAGGATGACAAATACTGGGCACGGCGCAGAAAGAACAACATGGCCGCCAAGAGGTCACGGGACGCTCGGCGCCTAAAAGAAAATCAGATTGCCATCCGGGCTGGTTTCCTGGAGAAAGAGAACTCGGCTCTCCGTCAGGAAGTTGCCGACATACGGAAAGAGCTGGGGCGGTGCAAAAATATCTTAACCAAGTATGAAGCTCGACATGGCCCCCTGTGA
- the hlfb gene encoding HLF transcription factor, PAR bZIP family member b isoform X2: MSRPLTMNPAFLPPQTNGVLKALLEKPLKLPVQDEGYGKEREKVKKLEEERNTPQSAFLGPTLWDKTLSYDGDSFQLEYMDLEEFLSENGIPSSPAQHEQSLHHHQQQQPASMPQAPLSVMDLSSRAITSIHTSMASQNCLHSPGRPVLPPSRNTPSPVDPETIQIPVSYEPDPADLALSSVPGQEVFDPRKCKFSEEELKPQPMIKKARKIFIPDDMKDDKYWARRRKNNMAAKRSRDARRLKENQIAIRAGFLEKENSALRQEVADIRKELGRCKNILTKYEARHGPL, translated from the exons ATGTCCAGACCTCTCACAATGAATCCAGCTTTCCTACCTCCGCAAACTAACGGCGTTTTGAAGGCTCTCCTGGAAAAACCTCTGAAACTACCTGTGCAAGATGAAG GCTACGGAAAGGAGAGAGAGAAGGTGAAAAAGCTAGAAGAAGAGAGAAACACTCCACAGTCGGCTTTCTTAGGGCCAACGCTTTGGGACAAAACATTGTCTTATGATGGAGACAGCTTTCAGTTGGAGTATATGGACCTTGAGGAGTTCCTCTCTGAAAATGGCATCCCCTCCAGTCCCGCACAACATGAACAAAGCCTTCAccatcatcagcagcagcagccgGCTTCAATGCCACAGGCCCCCCTCTCAGTCATGGACCTCAGCAGCCGGGCCATCACCTCCATCCACACGAGCATGGCTTCTCAGAACTGCCTTCACAGCCCGGGCAGACCAG TGTTGCCTCCATCACGTAACACTCCAAGTCCTGTAGACCCTGAGACCATTCAGATACCAGTGAGCTACGAGCCCGATCCGGCAGACCTCGCTCTGTCCAGCGTCCCGGGCCAGGAGGTTTTCGACCCACGGAAATGCAAGTTCTCAGAAGAGGAGCTGAAGCCTCAGCCTATGATCAAGAAAGCACGCAAAATCTTCATTCCTGATGATATGAAG GATGACAAATACTGGGCACGGCGCAGAAAGAACAACATGGCCGCCAAGAGGTCACGGGACGCTCGGCGCCTAAAAGAAAATCAGATTGCCATCCGGGCTGGTTTCCTGGAGAAAGAGAACTCGGCTCTCCGTCAGGAAGTTGCCGACATACGGAAAGAGCTGGGGCGGTGCAAAAATATCTTAACCAAGTATGAAGCTCGACATGGCCCCCTGTGA
- the si:ch73-256g18.2 gene encoding small integral membrane protein 36: protein MGLMEFYLEIDPVTLNLIILIASYVILLLVFLISCILYDCRGKDPSKEYVSEPPAPQQQSPIRLVVMQNSPASSRYNEQNNTASSNFTPLTPDTREKRSTLV from the coding sequence ATGGGTCTCATGGAGTTTTACCTGGAGATTGATCCAGTCACTCTAAACCTCATCATCCTCATCGCCAGCTACGTGATCTTGCTTCTGGTCTTTCTCATCTCTTGCATCCTGTACGACTGCCGGGGCAAAGACCCTTCTAAGGAGTACGTTTCCGAGCCCCCCGCCCCCCAGCAACAGTCTCCCATCCGGCTCGTTGTGATGCAAAACTCCCCGGCCTCATCGCGTTATAATGAGCAGAACAACACGGCTTCCTCCAACTTCacacctctgacccctgacacGCGCGAGAAGAGGAGCACGCTAGTCTGA